The Roseibium sp. Sym1 nucleotide sequence AGGAATTCCTGAAGCGCGGCATTCATGTCATCTGCGACAAGCCGCTGACCTCGACGCTCGCGGACGCAAGGAAATTCGTCAAGGCGGCGGACAGCTCCGGCGCGCTCTTTTTCCTGACCCACAATTACACCGGCTATCCGATGGTGCGCCAGGCACGGGAGATGGTCGCCAATGGCGACATCGGCACGCTCCGGGTGGTGCAGGTCGAATATCCGCAGGACTGGCTGACGGTGGAGCAGCACAACAAGCAGGCCGACTGGCGCACCGACCCGGCCCGCACGGGCCTTGGCGGGTCGACCGGCGACATCGGCACCCATGCCTTCAACCTTGCCGCCTTCGTGACCGGAGAAACACCGGAAAGCCTCGCCGCGGACCTGCAATCCTTCGTGCCGGGCCGGCAGGTCGACGACAACGGCCACGTGATGCTGCGCTATGCCAGCGGCGCGCGCGGCATGCTGTGGTGTTCGCAGGTGGCGCCCGGCAACGAGAACAATCTCAAGATCCGTGTCTATGGCGACAAGGGCGGCCTGGAATGGCACCAGGAAGACCCGAACTACCTTCATTTCACGCCCTTCGGCGCACCGAAACAAATCCTGACGCGTGGCGGTGCCGGCATGCTGGGCAGCATCGCGTCGGCCACCCGCATTCCGCCGGGCCATCCTGAAGGCTATCTGGAAGGCTTCGCCAATCTCTACAAGGACGCGGCCGGGGCCATTCGCGCCCACAGCCAGGGCAAAAAAACGGACACGCTGGTGCCCGGCATTACCGACGGCCTTTCCGGCGTCCGCTTCATCGACGCCTGCGTGCGCTCCTCGGCCAAGAATGCCGCCTGGGTGAAGCTGGACGGGTGATCTCGCCCGCCACAAAATCGGGAAGCCCGGGTCAACTGCCCGGGCTTTTGCCGTTTTACACGCCTGTCATCCCCGCCCCCGCTTTCACGGGGCATAAATTTCAGCGGGAACCAGGGAACCCGCATCGTCCTTTTTTGCAGATCGCGGGCGCCCGGGTGTCCCGGGTCCCTGCTCTTCGCTGTGCTGCGGCTGCGAGGAAAGGGCCATCGCATTTGGTAGAGCATGGCTCCCTCTCCCCGTGGGAGAGGGTTGGGGTGAGGGAACAAACGCCTGAGACCTGCAGAAAAGTCTGTCCCCTCACCCGGACCTTCGGTCCGACCTCTCCCAGTGGGAGAGGTAAATTTGGCGACTGCGGACAGGAAGTCAGTCAAATGCGATTGACCTGCCCTCCAGGTGGAGACTGGAACAAGCAGCGAAGCCTGTATGTGGACAGAGACTCCTGCTTAACCGGGCACCGTAGTCGCGCCATGGCATGACGAGGAGGAGAGATGGAACTCACTATTTAATCCATATTCTCAACCACTTATACCAATTTCCCGCACCGCACAACGTCTCGCGCTTTACAAAAGTAATAAAGTAATACTTAATGACTTTTGTGAGGAGAACAAACTCTGTGGAGGAGACACTTATGAAACTCAAGGCAATGCTTATTGCCGGGGCAATGACGTTTGCCCCGATGACCGCAATGGCTGCCGATCTGACGATCGGCTTTTCGCAGATCGGATCCGAATCCGGCTGGCGCGCGGCAGAAACAACCGTCACCAAACAGGAAGCGGAAAAGCGCGGCATCGACCTGAAATTCGCCGACGCCCAGCAGAAACAGGAAAACCAGATCAAGGCAATCCGGTCGTTCATCGCCCAGGGCGTTGATGCCATCCTGCTCGCACCGGTCGTCGCGACCGGCTGGGACGAAGTGCTCGAAGAAGCCAAGGACGCCGAAATCCCCGTGGTCCTGCTCGACCGCACGGTCGATGCTCCGGACGATCTCTACATGACCGCCGTGACCTCCGACCTCGTCCATGAAGGCCGGGTGGCCGGCAAGTGGCTGGTCGATGAAATGGCCGGCGAGAAATGCGACATCGTCGAGCTCCAGGGCACCACCGGCTCGTCCCCCGCGATCGACCGCAAGAAGGGCTTCGAGGAAGGCATCGCAGGCAACGACAACCTGAACATCGTGCGCAGCCAGACCGGCGACTTCACCCGCAGCCAGGGCAAGGTCGTCATGGAAAGCTTCCTGAAGGCCGTTGGCGGCGAGAACATCTGTGCGCTCTATGCGCATAACGATGACATGGCCGTTGGCGCCATCCAGGCCATCAAGGAAGCCGGCCTGAAGCCGGGCGAGGACATCAAGATCGTCTCGATCGACAGTGTTCCGGACATTCACCTTGCCATGGCAAACGGCGAAGCCAATGCCACGATCGAGCTGACCCCGAACATGGCCGGCCCGGCCCTGGACGCCCTGGAAGCCTATCTTGCCGACGGCACAAAGCCGGCGAAATGGATCCAGACCGAGTCCAAGCTCTACACGCTCGATGATGATAACATGGCCATCTACGAGATGAAGAAAGACCTGGGATACTGATCACGTGTCCCGTGCCGGGCGGTTCCGCCGCCCGGCATTTCAAAAAGGTTTTTGACGAAAGACGCCGGGGGAAGGCCATCAATGGCGAGCGCAACCGAGCCTGTGCTGGAATGCAGGGGCATATCCAAGTTTTTTCCGGGCGCCATTGCCCTAGATGAAGTCGATCTGACGCTCTACCCGGGCGAAGTGCACGCACTTCTCGGCGAGAATGGTGCCGGAAAGTCCACCTTGATCAAATGCCTGACCGGCGCCTACCGGCGCGACGGCGGCAGGATTCTCATGAGCGGGCAGGAAATTTCACCGCACAGCACCCAGGACAGCCAGAAGCTGGGCATCGGCACCGTCTACCAGGAAGTCAATCTGCTTCCAAACCTGACCGTGGCGGAAAACCTCTTTCTTGGCCGCCAGCCGATGAAGCACGGCCTGATCTCCCAGCGCAAGATGATGACGATGGCACAGGAGCTGCTGGCTGAATTCGGCCTGTCGATCAATCCCGCGGAACCGCTGTCCGCCTATTCCGTTGCCGTGCAGCAGGTGATCGCAATTGCCCGCGCCGTGGAGCTCTCCGGCAAGGTCCTCATTCTGGACGAACCGACCGCCAGTCTCGACCGGGACGAGGTTGCCCTTGTCTTTTCCGTGGTGGAGAAACTCAAGGCCCGCGGCCTGGCAATCGTCTTCATCACCCACTTTCTCGATCAGGTGTTCGAGATCTCCGACCGGGCAACCGTTCTCAGGAACGGCCGCGTGATCGGCACCCGTGTGCTCAAGGATGTCACTCAGACCGAGATCGTCACCCTGATGCTCGGCCGCCAGCTGGAAGATCGTATCCAGGACCGCGCGCCGACACAGGCCGGCGACACGCTCGTCGAACTGAAGAATTTCGGCAAACGCGGCGTCATGGAGCCGTTCGACCTGACGGTTCGCAAGGGCGAGGTTGTCGGCCTCGCCGGGCTCCTTGGCTCGGGCAGAACCGAGACCGCCAGCCTGATCTTCGGCGTCATCCAGGCAGACCAGGGGGAAGCCCTGCTGGAAGGACGCAAGATCGGCCTCGGCAGTCCGCGCGAAGCGGTCACGCACCGCTTTGCCCTCTGTCCGGAAGACCGCAAGAATGACGGTATCGTCGGCGATCTCTCGGTGCGTGAGAACATCATCCTGGCGGTCCAGGCCCGGCAGGGCTGGTTCCGTCCGCTGCCCAAGGCCAAGATCAACGAGCTGGCCGAAGCCTATGTGAAGGCGCTCGACATCCGCCTTGCAAGTCTCGACATGCCGATCCGGCTACTGTCCGGCGGCAACCAGCAGAAGGCCCTTCTGGCGCGCTGGCTGGCAACCAATCCGGCCTTCCTGATCCTGGACGAGCCGACCCGCGGCATCGATGTCGGAGCCCACGCGGAAATCATCGCCCTGATCGAGAAACTGCGCGAGGACGGCATGGCCCTGCTCGTGGCGTCCTCCGAAATGGAAGAGCTTGTGGCCTATTCGACTCGGGTCATCGTGTTGCGTGACCGTCGCCAGGTGCGCGAACTTCACGGTGACGAGATCACGACCTCGAACATCGTCGCGGCGATCGCCGACGACACAATGGCGGAGGCTGTCTGATGTCGGCCCTGGCTCATTCCACCCTACGACGCATCATGCCGCAGCTGATCATTCTGGCCGCGGTCCTGTTCCTGAATTTCCTGGTGTTCCCGGACTTCTTCCGGATCGAGTTCCAGAACGGCCGCCTGTTCGGCAACCTGATCGACGTGCTCAACCGCGGCGCACCGACGGCCCTGCTGTGCATCGGCATGACGCTGGTGATCGCCACACGGGGCATCGACCTTTCCGTCGGCGCGGTCATGGCGATTGCCGGGGCGGTCGCCGCCTCGCTGGTGGTCGACGGCCACGGCTGGCATACCGCCCTCATCGGTGCACTGGCGGTCGGCGCCATCTGCGGGCTTTGGAACGGCATCCTCGTCGCCGTCCTGCGCATCCAGCCGATTGTCGCAACCCTGGTGCTGATGGTCGCCGGTCGCGGTATCGCCCAGCTGGTCACCGAGGGCACGATCCTGACCTTCGTCAATCCGGGCCTGATCCATCTGGGTGCCGGCACGGTTTTCGGTATCCCGACTCCCATCCTGATCTGGATTTCGCTCGGGCTTCTTGTTGCGGCCGCCGTCCGCAAGACCGCGCTCGGCATGCTGATCGAAGCCATCGGCATCAACGAGAGCTCCTCGCGGCTGGCCGGTATCAACAGCCGGGTGCTGATCGTCTCGGTCTACCTGATCTCGGGCTTCTGCGCCGCGCTTGCAGGCGTCATCGTCGCCGCCGACATCAAGGGGGCCGATGCCAACAATGCCGGACTCTGGCTTGAACTGGACGCCATCCTCGCGGTGGTGATCGGTGGCAACTCCCTGCTCGGCGGCCGGTTTTCGATCCTCGCCTCGCTGATCGGCGCGCTGATCATCCAGTCGGTCAACTCGGTCATCCTGCTGTCCGGCATGCCGCCCGAATTCAACCTTGTCATCAAGGCCCTGATCATCATCGCGATCCTGGTGATCCAGTCTCCGACCGTGAAACACGCGCTCTATATCCTGCGTGCGTCCGCGGAGCCCGCGCCCCAGGAGCCCATCAAGGAAGCGAAAGAAAGTCCGCAATGATCCGCTCCACCCACCTTCCGCTTCTGATCACCATCGCCACGTTCGTGCTGGCCTACACGCTGTGCGCCTCGCAATACCCGTCGATGCTGTCGA carries:
- a CDS encoding Gfo/Idh/MocA family protein codes for the protein MAIEGTDSTQTRPIRLGMVGGGKDAFIGAVHRIASRIDGDYELVAGALSSTPEKAQESGRALGLKEDRIYDSFADMAKREARLKDGIEAVAIVTPNHMHYPAAKEFLKRGIHVICDKPLTSTLADARKFVKAADSSGALFFLTHNYTGYPMVRQAREMVANGDIGTLRVVQVEYPQDWLTVEQHNKQADWRTDPARTGLGGSTGDIGTHAFNLAAFVTGETPESLAADLQSFVPGRQVDDNGHVMLRYASGARGMLWCSQVAPGNENNLKIRVYGDKGGLEWHQEDPNYLHFTPFGAPKQILTRGGAGMLGSIASATRIPPGHPEGYLEGFANLYKDAAGAIRAHSQGKKTDTLVPGITDGLSGVRFIDACVRSSAKNAAWVKLDG
- the ytfQ gene encoding galactofuranose ABC transporter, galactofuranose-binding protein YtfQ, which encodes MKLKAMLIAGAMTFAPMTAMAADLTIGFSQIGSESGWRAAETTVTKQEAEKRGIDLKFADAQQKQENQIKAIRSFIAQGVDAILLAPVVATGWDEVLEEAKDAEIPVVLLDRTVDAPDDLYMTAVTSDLVHEGRVAGKWLVDEMAGEKCDIVELQGTTGSSPAIDRKKGFEEGIAGNDNLNIVRSQTGDFTRSQGKVVMESFLKAVGGENICALYAHNDDMAVGAIQAIKEAGLKPGEDIKIVSIDSVPDIHLAMANGEANATIELTPNMAGPALDALEAYLADGTKPAKWIQTESKLYTLDDDNMAIYEMKKDLGY
- a CDS encoding sugar ABC transporter ATP-binding protein, whose amino-acid sequence is MASATEPVLECRGISKFFPGAIALDEVDLTLYPGEVHALLGENGAGKSTLIKCLTGAYRRDGGRILMSGQEISPHSTQDSQKLGIGTVYQEVNLLPNLTVAENLFLGRQPMKHGLISQRKMMTMAQELLAEFGLSINPAEPLSAYSVAVQQVIAIARAVELSGKVLILDEPTASLDRDEVALVFSVVEKLKARGLAIVFITHFLDQVFEISDRATVLRNGRVIGTRVLKDVTQTEIVTLMLGRQLEDRIQDRAPTQAGDTLVELKNFGKRGVMEPFDLTVRKGEVVGLAGLLGSGRTETASLIFGVIQADQGEALLEGRKIGLGSPREAVTHRFALCPEDRKNDGIVGDLSVRENIILAVQARQGWFRPLPKAKINELAEAYVKALDIRLASLDMPIRLLSGGNQQKALLARWLATNPAFLILDEPTRGIDVGAHAEIIALIEKLREDGMALLVASSEMEELVAYSTRVIVLRDRRQVRELHGDEITTSNIVAAIADDTMAEAV
- a CDS encoding ABC transporter permease, which codes for MSALAHSTLRRIMPQLIILAAVLFLNFLVFPDFFRIEFQNGRLFGNLIDVLNRGAPTALLCIGMTLVIATRGIDLSVGAVMAIAGAVAASLVVDGHGWHTALIGALAVGAICGLWNGILVAVLRIQPIVATLVLMVAGRGIAQLVTEGTILTFVNPGLIHLGAGTVFGIPTPILIWISLGLLVAAAVRKTALGMLIEAIGINESSSRLAGINSRVLIVSVYLISGFCAALAGVIVAADIKGADANNAGLWLELDAILAVVIGGNSLLGGRFSILASLIGALIIQSVNSVILLSGMPPEFNLVIKALIIIAILVIQSPTVKHALYILRASAEPAPQEPIKEAKESPQ